A single genomic interval of Chitinophaga sp. 180180018-3 harbors:
- a CDS encoding serine hydrolase domain-containing protein, which produces MAKHTKAFITFFSSLFFCILTSNLSAQNNTSYSKEVQAKIKKFENNLGLWVQIGNQQFSLADRMKSNHVNGVSIALIKDYKIEWAKGYGWADSAEQRPVTTNTLFQAGSISKSLNGVGILKLVQEGKLNLDSDINIYLKSWKFPYDSLSKGKKITIANLLSHTAGLTVHGFDGYEKGDTIPALIQILNGEMPANSKAIRSMYEPSLKSEYSGGGTTISQLILQDVTGQRYDTYMWNNVLNPMEMSNSFYTQPPPMDKENLLATGYYNDGKEVKGKYHIYPEQAAAGLWTNPTDLAKYIIETQLSLQGKSNNVLSPETTRLRLTPYIDNSAALGVFIIKKGNEKYFNHDGSDEGFVATYYGSMENGNGAVVMANTDNGSLLSEIVNSLASVYNWKDFYTPKIKKVVTVNNEILKSYVGNYKLHRDTLNVTLEKEDLVIRLNSKTKYKIYFTSDTDFFMLEIAGSEQRFTKDKNQKINGFEINDNGYKMQAVKIE; this is translated from the coding sequence ATGGCCAAACACACAAAAGCCTTTATAACATTTTTTTCATCTCTATTCTTTTGTATCCTAACAAGCAATCTATCTGCACAAAACAATACAAGCTATTCTAAAGAGGTACAGGCAAAAATCAAAAAGTTTGAAAACAATTTAGGTTTATGGGTGCAAATAGGGAATCAGCAATTTTCACTTGCCGACAGAATGAAAAGTAATCATGTAAACGGAGTAAGCATTGCATTGATAAAAGATTATAAAATTGAGTGGGCAAAAGGATATGGTTGGGCAGATAGTGCAGAACAGCGGCCAGTTACAACAAATACATTATTTCAAGCAGGTTCAATTAGTAAATCATTAAACGGGGTTGGTATTTTAAAATTAGTACAGGAAGGAAAATTGAACCTTGATTCAGATATTAATATTTATTTAAAATCATGGAAATTTCCTTATGACTCTCTATCAAAAGGGAAAAAAATAACGATAGCAAATCTGTTAAGTCATACAGCAGGATTAACAGTACACGGATTTGACGGTTATGAAAAAGGAGATACCATACCTGCACTGATACAAATTTTAAATGGTGAAATGCCGGCCAACAGTAAAGCGATTCGGTCAATGTATGAGCCTTCTCTTAAATCTGAATATTCAGGTGGAGGAACAACCATATCGCAGTTAATATTACAAGATGTAACAGGGCAACGGTACGATACATACATGTGGAACAACGTATTAAACCCAATGGAAATGAGTAATAGCTTTTATACCCAACCGCCGCCTATGGATAAAGAAAATTTACTAGCAACAGGTTATTATAATGATGGGAAAGAAGTGAAGGGGAAGTATCATATTTATCCCGAACAAGCTGCTGCGGGCCTATGGACAAACCCTACAGATCTAGCTAAATATATTATAGAAACACAACTATCCTTACAAGGAAAAAGCAATAATGTACTTTCCCCAGAAACAACCAGGCTTAGATTGACCCCTTATATTGATAACTCAGCAGCATTAGGAGTGTTTATTATTAAAAAGGGAAATGAAAAATATTTTAACCATGATGGCTCCGATGAAGGCTTTGTGGCTACATACTACGGCAGCATGGAAAATGGGAACGGAGCAGTAGTAATGGCAAATACCGATAATGGAAGCCTGTTAAGCGAAATAGTCAATTCCCTGGCTTCTGTTTATAACTGGAAAGATTTTTATACTCCGAAAATTAAAAAGGTTGTTACCGTAAATAACGAAATATTGAAATCGTACGTAGGAAACTACAAACTACATAGAGATACACTTAATGTTACTCTTGAAAAAGAAGATTTGGTGATAAGGTTGAACAGTAAAACGAAATACAAAATTTATTTTACTTCTGATACTGATTTTTTTATGCTGGAAATAGCTGGATCGGAACAAAGATTTACAAAAGACAAAAACCAAAAGATAAATGGCTTTGAGATTAATGATAATGGTTATAAAATGCAAGCTGTGAAAATAGAATAA
- the mnmE gene encoding tRNA uridine-5-carboxymethylaminomethyl(34) synthesis GTPase MnmE — MLGKLTGFDDTIVAVATAPGLGAIAVIRLSGPEAYTICNSLFPAKDLTQQPSHTLHFGSIVADEQVIDEVVVSLYKGPRSYTGEDVIEISCHGSPYIQQQIIDATIRAGARLAKPGEFTQRAFLNGKLDLTQAESVADLIASNSAASHQTAMQQMRGGFSKELHALREQLITFSALIELELDFSQEDVEFADRTRFYDLVSSASGVVRHLIDSFRMGNVIKNGVNTAIVGKPNAGKSTLLNTLLNENRAIVSDIAGTTRDTIEEVLNIDGILFRLIDTAGIRESVDTIESIGVQKTMEKIREAGVVVYLFDVNELTESDIRKQIAAFEAEHVNYLLVGNKIDVTGEDAVRSKFAGVPGILLISARNHAHIQELKDTLVSKVIAGDVNTEDTIVTNARHHAALQEVLKSLQDVKQGMDNGLPGDLLALDIRLCLHYLGEITGEVTNEDRLDYIFSKFCIGK, encoded by the coding sequence GAGGCCTATACCATCTGCAACAGCCTGTTCCCCGCAAAAGACCTGACCCAACAGCCCAGTCATACGCTTCATTTCGGGAGCATTGTAGCTGATGAACAGGTGATAGATGAAGTAGTAGTGAGCCTCTACAAAGGGCCACGCTCTTATACCGGAGAAGATGTTATAGAAATATCCTGCCATGGTTCACCATATATTCAACAACAGATCATAGATGCTACCATCAGGGCCGGCGCCCGCCTGGCTAAACCCGGCGAGTTCACCCAGCGTGCCTTCCTGAACGGGAAACTGGACCTTACCCAGGCAGAATCTGTTGCAGATCTTATCGCCAGTAATTCCGCTGCTTCCCATCAGACTGCCATGCAGCAAATGCGGGGTGGTTTTTCGAAAGAGCTGCATGCCCTGCGCGAACAACTGATCACCTTTTCCGCACTGATTGAACTGGAACTGGATTTTAGTCAGGAAGATGTGGAGTTTGCGGATAGAACCCGTTTTTACGATCTCGTTTCGAGTGCTTCCGGCGTGGTTCGACATCTGATCGATTCATTCCGTATGGGAAACGTCATTAAAAACGGTGTAAATACCGCTATAGTCGGGAAACCGAACGCGGGGAAGTCAACCCTGCTGAATACCTTATTGAATGAAAACAGGGCCATTGTAAGCGATATAGCGGGTACTACCCGCGACACTATTGAAGAAGTACTGAACATCGATGGTATCTTGTTTCGTCTGATAGATACGGCGGGCATCCGGGAAAGCGTTGATACGATTGAGAGTATCGGCGTACAGAAGACAATGGAGAAAATCCGTGAAGCAGGAGTAGTGGTTTATTTGTTTGATGTGAATGAACTAACGGAGTCGGATATACGTAAACAGATTGCTGCTTTCGAAGCAGAGCATGTGAATTACCTGCTGGTAGGTAATAAGATTGATGTTACCGGAGAAGATGCAGTACGCAGTAAATTCGCAGGAGTACCGGGGATATTGTTGATCTCTGCCCGGAATCACGCGCATATTCAGGAGCTGAAGGATACGCTGGTAAGTAAAGTGATAGCGGGAGATGTTAATACGGAGGATACTATTGTTACAAATGCCCGTCATCATGCTGCGCTGCAGGAGGTGTTGAAATCACTGCAGGATGTGAAACAGGGGATGGATAATGGTTTGCCGGGGGATTTATTGGCGCTTGATATCAGGCTTTGTTTGCATTATTTAGGTGAAATAACGGGAGAGGTGACGAATGAGGATAGGTTGGATTATATATTTAGTAAGTTTTGTATCGGGAAGTAG